A section of the Corynebacterium auris genome encodes:
- a CDS encoding enoyl-CoA hydratase/isomerase family protein — MEYSTVLRRDNEAVATLTVNRPEKMNAASRQVLDELNSHLDELERDAAVDVLIITGAGEKAFVAGADINELAKRRPLDGLEAYMQRTYGRIAHFPKPVIAAVNGYALGGGCELALACDIRVASDNAVFGLPETGLGILPGAGGTQRLVEAVGRGPAIDMIITGRRISAAEALQWGLVTYVTDAESLLPQAAKIAERIRRKGPTAVALVRQVVAHSAAASEETGMFVERLAQSLLYATAEKNEGVEASLSKRHPDFAAFKGQS, encoded by the coding sequence GTGGAGTACTCAACGGTTCTACGACGCGATAACGAGGCCGTGGCCACCCTGACGGTCAACCGCCCGGAGAAGATGAACGCGGCCAGCCGGCAGGTGCTCGACGAGCTCAACAGCCACCTGGACGAGCTGGAGCGCGATGCCGCAGTCGATGTTCTCATCATCACCGGCGCGGGGGAGAAGGCCTTCGTGGCGGGGGCCGATATCAACGAGCTCGCTAAGCGACGCCCCCTCGACGGCCTGGAGGCCTACATGCAGCGCACCTACGGCCGGATCGCGCACTTTCCCAAGCCCGTCATCGCGGCCGTCAACGGCTACGCCCTGGGCGGCGGCTGCGAGCTCGCCCTCGCCTGCGACATCCGCGTGGCCTCCGACAACGCCGTCTTCGGCCTGCCGGAGACCGGGCTGGGTATCCTCCCCGGCGCCGGCGGAACGCAGCGCCTGGTCGAGGCGGTCGGCCGCGGCCCGGCGATCGACATGATCATCACCGGCCGTCGCATCAGCGCCGCCGAGGCGCTCCAGTGGGGGCTGGTGACCTACGTGACGGACGCCGAGTCCCTGCTGCCGCAGGCCGCCAAGATCGCCGAGCGCATCCGCCGCAAAGGCCCGACCGCCGTCGCGCTCGTGCGCCAGGTCGTCGCCCACAGCGCGGCGGCGAGCGAGGAAACCGGGATGTTCGTCGAGCGCCTTGCCCAGTCGCTGCTGTACGCCACCGCCGAAAAGAACGAGGGCGTGGAGGCCTCCCTGTCCAAGCGCCACCCCGACTTCGCCGCGTTCAAGGGCCAGAGCTAA
- a CDS encoding LysR family transcriptional regulator, translating into MEVQEARAFLVLAEELHFGRAADRLNMAQPPLSRAIRQLERRLKVKLFDRSTRRVELTTAGAALVEPARKLVEASEAAVRAARDAASGTTGVVRLGFASASVRGVVSQLVRSTQDRLPSVTLELHSALLSVNGLDKVLSGEIDCMIGRWNTLPAEVDSRELFREEIVAVVPETHPLAVQGRASISMADLANEEWIVLQGGPGAALQTRVSTLARRAGFVPSVRSTVPDSWTQLVLVASGVGVALTLDSVRDNSNREYLHYMTLKDEDRYVDVQLVWKKDNDNPAFQKLMVCLESIFPLSCSAN; encoded by the coding sequence GTGGAGGTACAAGAAGCCAGGGCGTTCCTGGTGCTCGCAGAGGAGCTTCACTTCGGCCGCGCAGCGGACAGGCTGAACATGGCGCAGCCGCCTCTGAGCAGGGCGATCCGCCAGCTTGAGCGGCGCTTGAAGGTCAAGCTGTTCGACCGCAGCACGAGGCGCGTAGAGCTAACCACCGCCGGGGCCGCGCTTGTCGAGCCCGCCCGCAAGCTCGTGGAGGCCTCGGAGGCGGCGGTGCGCGCGGCGCGCGACGCGGCCTCGGGCACGACCGGAGTGGTCCGCCTGGGCTTCGCCAGCGCGTCCGTGCGCGGCGTCGTCTCCCAGCTCGTGCGCTCCACGCAGGACAGATTGCCCAGCGTCACCCTCGAACTGCACTCCGCGCTGCTGTCCGTCAATGGCCTGGACAAGGTTTTGTCCGGGGAGATCGACTGCATGATCGGCCGCTGGAACACCCTGCCGGCGGAGGTGGATTCGAGGGAGCTGTTCCGGGAGGAGATCGTCGCCGTCGTCCCGGAGACGCACCCGCTGGCGGTGCAGGGGCGGGCGTCGATAAGCATGGCTGACCTCGCGAACGAGGAGTGGATCGTACTGCAGGGCGGCCCCGGCGCGGCGCTGCAGACGCGGGTGTCCACGCTGGCGCGCCGGGCGGGCTTTGTTCCCTCGGTGCGCTCCACGGTGCCCGATTCGTGGACCCAGCTCGTGCTCGTCGCCTCCGGCGTGGGGGTGGCGCTGACTCTCGACAGCGTGCGTGACAACTCGAACCGCGAGTACCTGCACTACATGACGCTGAAAGACGAGGACCGCTACGTCGACGTTCAGCTCGTGTGGAAAAAGGACAACGACAACCCGGCCTTCCAGAAGCTCATGGTCTGCCTCGAGAGCATTTTCCCTCTCTCGTGCAGCGCGAACTAG
- a CDS encoding CaiB/BaiF CoA transferase family protein, with protein MEHTELEEARGPLSGVVVADFSRVLAGPYCTMLLADLGATVIKIESPRGDDTRQWMPPSIDGQSTYFLSINRNKRSIALDLKNDEDLRTAYAIIDRADVLVENFKPGGLMRFGLDRSQTAERWPDLIHASITGFGTKGGATLPGYDLLVQALSGFMHVTGDADGHPQRGGFALFDIFTGLHAAVGILAALQERSATGTAQSVEVNLLSSALSAMVNQTVAFTAGGHEPYRMGNEHPSLFPYGPFRAGDGQVVICCGNDDQFATLMTTIGLPELVAGQRFASMELRNKHRTPLRTAIEGRLAERGVDAWLEVLSAAGVCCAPILTVGGGVRYAEALGLNPIWVADDDDQYPTVANPITLSRTPAACRTSPPALNADAEYVRRWLGETA; from the coding sequence ATGGAGCATACCGAACTCGAGGAGGCGCGCGGCCCGCTCAGCGGCGTCGTCGTCGCGGACTTCTCTCGGGTCCTCGCCGGGCCGTACTGCACGATGCTGCTCGCGGACCTGGGCGCCACCGTGATCAAGATCGAATCCCCCCGCGGGGACGACACCCGGCAGTGGATGCCGCCCTCCATCGACGGGCAGAGCACCTACTTCCTGTCCATCAACCGCAACAAGCGCTCGATCGCGCTCGATTTGAAAAACGACGAGGACCTGCGCACCGCCTACGCCATCATCGACCGGGCCGACGTTCTGGTGGAGAACTTCAAGCCCGGCGGCCTGATGCGCTTCGGCCTCGACCGCTCGCAGACAGCCGAGCGCTGGCCGGACCTCATCCACGCCTCCATCACCGGCTTCGGCACAAAGGGCGGGGCGACGCTGCCGGGCTACGACCTGTTGGTCCAGGCGCTCAGCGGTTTCATGCACGTCACCGGCGACGCGGACGGCCACCCCCAGCGCGGCGGCTTCGCCCTCTTCGACATCTTCACCGGCCTCCACGCCGCCGTGGGCATCCTCGCGGCGCTGCAGGAGCGCTCCGCCACCGGCACCGCGCAAAGCGTCGAGGTCAACCTCCTCTCCTCGGCCCTGTCCGCGATGGTGAACCAGACCGTCGCCTTCACCGCCGGCGGCCACGAGCCGTACCGGATGGGCAACGAGCACCCCAGCCTCTTCCCCTACGGGCCCTTCCGGGCGGGCGACGGGCAGGTGGTCATCTGCTGCGGTAACGACGACCAGTTTGCCACGCTCATGACGACGATCGGCCTGCCGGAGCTCGTCGCCGGCCAGCGCTTTGCCTCCATGGAGCTGCGCAACAAGCACCGCACTCCGCTGCGCACCGCCATCGAGGGCCGCCTCGCCGAGCGCGGCGTCGACGCCTGGCTCGAGGTGCTCAGCGCCGCCGGCGTGTGCTGCGCGCCCATTCTCACTGTCGGCGGCGGCGTGCGGTACGCCGAAGCGCTCGGCCTCAACCCAATCTGGGTCGCCGACGATGACGACCAATACCCCACCGTAGCCAACCCCATCACACTCAGCCGGACCCCCGCCGCCTGCCGAACCTCCCCGCCGGCGCTCAACGCCGACGCGGAATACGTGCGGCGCTGGCTGGGCGAGACAGCCTAA
- a CDS encoding acyl-CoA dehydrogenase family protein, translated as MTAYTTTGLERSDFFALDATLSEEDKAIRDRVRDFGEKHVLPIINDYWERAEFPTEILPALAELGIVGTFIQGYGCPGLSRQQAGLVAREMGRIDGSVNTFFGVHSNLCMGSIYILGSEEQRERWLPSMAKLEKTGAFALTEPDHGSDSVSLETSARREGDTWVLNGHKRWIGNGHAGDVIVVYARDEADGQVKAFVVEKVDGEYPVGYAPEVITGKIGKRAILQGDIVITDLRVPEANRLQNCNSFKDVNKVLAATRGGASYEAVGHAMAGFEIARSYALQREQFGSPLAAFQLVQEKLATMLSDVIQLQLLAHRMAQLQEEGTFTGPMASLVKMTTSRKALAICREARDMMGGNGLLLENHVARHLTDMEVVSTYEGTDSVQALIVGREITGISAFTAKKSRTSDK; from the coding sequence ATGACCGCCTACACCACGACCGGACTCGAGCGCTCCGACTTCTTCGCGCTCGACGCCACCCTGAGCGAAGAGGACAAGGCCATCCGTGACCGCGTCCGCGACTTCGGCGAAAAGCACGTCCTGCCCATCATCAACGACTACTGGGAGCGCGCCGAGTTCCCCACCGAGATCCTCCCCGCCCTGGCCGAGCTCGGCATCGTGGGCACCTTCATCCAGGGCTACGGCTGCCCCGGGTTGTCCCGCCAGCAGGCCGGGCTGGTCGCGCGCGAAATGGGGCGCATCGACGGCTCCGTCAACACCTTCTTCGGAGTCCACTCGAACCTGTGCATGGGCTCGATCTACATCCTCGGCAGCGAGGAGCAGCGCGAACGCTGGCTGCCCTCCATGGCCAAGCTCGAAAAGACCGGGGCCTTCGCCTTGACGGAGCCCGACCACGGCTCCGACTCCGTCTCGCTGGAAACCTCGGCGCGCCGCGAGGGCGACACCTGGGTGCTCAACGGCCACAAGCGCTGGATCGGCAACGGGCACGCGGGCGACGTCATCGTCGTCTACGCCCGCGACGAGGCGGACGGCCAGGTCAAGGCCTTCGTCGTGGAAAAGGTCGACGGCGAGTACCCGGTGGGCTACGCCCCCGAGGTCATCACGGGCAAGATCGGCAAGCGCGCCATCCTGCAGGGCGACATCGTCATCACCGACCTGCGCGTTCCGGAGGCCAACCGGCTGCAGAACTGCAATTCCTTCAAGGATGTCAACAAGGTGCTGGCCGCCACCCGCGGCGGCGCCTCCTACGAGGCCGTGGGCCACGCCATGGCGGGCTTCGAAATCGCCCGCTCCTACGCCCTGCAGCGCGAGCAGTTCGGCTCCCCGCTCGCCGCCTTCCAGCTCGTCCAGGAAAAGCTCGCCACGATGCTGTCCGACGTCATCCAGCTGCAACTGCTCGCCCACCGGATGGCGCAGCTGCAGGAGGAGGGCACCTTTACCGGGCCGATGGCCTCCCTGGTGAAGATGACCACCTCGCGCAAGGCCCTCGCGATCTGCCGCGAGGCGCGCGACATGATGGGCGGCAACGGCCTGCTGCTGGAAAACCACGTGGCGCGCCACCTGACCGACATGGAGGTCGTGTCCACCTACGAGGGCACCGACTCCGTGCAGGCGCTCATCGTCGGCCGCGAAATCACCGGAATCTCCGCCTTCACCGCCAAGAAGTCCCGCACGAGCGACAAGTAA
- a CDS encoding thiolase family protein codes for MTNDAYLVSGLRTPVGKYGGFLSGIRPDDLAATAIKAVVTDVGIDPADVDEVILGNANGAGEDNRNVARMAWLLAGFPETVPAFTVNRLCASGLNAITVASALVKSGEADIVVAGGVESMSRAPWVMEKPKKAFASPGAIFDTSIGWRFTNPTFAAQDKLTYSMPETAEEVARVKNISREDADAFAVESQRRAHAATEEGLFASEIIPITVPQRKAEDIVVTRDEPIRPNTTAEVLATLRPVVKGGTVVTAGNSSALNDGASAVIVCSEAALKKYSLTPRARVVGSAAAGLEPHIMGLGPVPATRKLFDRIGWDVDSVDAIELNEAFASQSLACIRDLGLDQARVNAWGGAIALGHPLGSSGCRITVTLLNRMEKEKATRGLATLCIGVGQGQSLALEAV; via the coding sequence ATGACCAACGACGCCTACCTCGTCTCCGGCCTGCGCACCCCCGTGGGCAAGTACGGCGGGTTCCTCTCCGGCATCCGCCCCGATGACCTCGCCGCGACAGCCATCAAGGCCGTGGTGACCGACGTCGGCATCGACCCGGCCGACGTCGACGAGGTGATCCTGGGCAACGCGAACGGCGCAGGCGAGGACAACCGCAATGTCGCGCGCATGGCCTGGCTGCTCGCCGGGTTCCCCGAGACAGTCCCCGCCTTCACCGTCAACCGCCTGTGCGCCTCAGGCCTCAACGCGATCACCGTCGCCTCCGCCCTAGTCAAGTCCGGCGAGGCCGACATCGTCGTGGCCGGCGGCGTCGAGTCCATGTCGCGCGCACCGTGGGTGATGGAAAAACCGAAGAAGGCGTTCGCCTCCCCCGGCGCGATCTTTGACACCTCCATCGGCTGGCGCTTCACCAACCCCACCTTCGCCGCGCAAGACAAGCTCACCTACTCCATGCCGGAGACCGCGGAGGAGGTCGCGCGGGTGAAGAACATCTCGCGCGAAGACGCAGACGCCTTCGCAGTGGAGTCGCAGCGCCGCGCCCACGCAGCCACCGAGGAGGGGCTGTTCGCCAGCGAGATCATCCCGATCACCGTGCCGCAGCGCAAGGCCGAGGACATCGTGGTCACCCGCGACGAGCCCATCCGCCCGAACACGACCGCCGAGGTGCTGGCCACCCTGCGCCCGGTGGTCAAGGGCGGCACCGTGGTCACCGCCGGCAACTCCTCGGCGCTTAACGACGGCGCCTCCGCCGTCATCGTCTGCTCCGAAGCCGCGCTGAAGAAGTACAGCCTGACCCCGCGCGCCCGCGTCGTCGGCTCCGCCGCCGCCGGCCTCGAGCCCCACATCATGGGCCTGGGCCCGGTGCCTGCGACGCGCAAGCTCTTCGACAGGATCGGCTGGGACGTCGATAGCGTCGACGCGATCGAGCTCAACGAGGCTTTCGCCTCGCAGTCGCTGGCCTGCATCCGCGACCTCGGCCTGGACCAGGCCCGCGTCAACGCGTGGGGTGGCGCCATCGCGCTGGGGCACCCGCTGGGTTCCTCCGGGTGCCGCATCACCGTGACGCTGCTCAACCGGATGGAGAAGGAGAAGGCCACCCGCGGGCTGGCCACGCTGTGCATCGGTGTGGGGCAAGGCCAGTCACTGGCACTGGAGGCGGTGTAG
- a CDS encoding MazG nucleotide pyrophosphohydrolase domain-containing protein, which translates to MTILVLDPRWPDMIPLGVVSRIRGPVEYTSEVPVSVRWALADVAAGESGGWLVTTDARDPDVVKRARGEELVAVPSLEDPVAEAVGTMRRARERGEWERAMTHESLLSYLEEEAREFAAAVRGGDDAEIRKELSDVFLQVLFHSELARERGAFDFTDVAAAFVDKMKSRAPYLFDGSAGLVGLEEQERLWAEGKRREA; encoded by the coding sequence ATGACCATCCTTGTGCTCGATCCGCGCTGGCCCGACATGATCCCGCTGGGGGTCGTCTCCCGCATCAGGGGGCCGGTGGAGTACACCTCGGAGGTCCCGGTGTCGGTGCGGTGGGCGCTGGCGGATGTGGCCGCCGGGGAGTCGGGCGGGTGGCTGGTGACGACGGATGCGCGTGATCCGGACGTCGTGAAGCGAGCTCGCGGCGAGGAGCTTGTCGCGGTGCCAAGCCTTGAAGACCCGGTCGCTGAGGCCGTGGGGACGATGCGCCGCGCGCGTGAGCGGGGCGAGTGGGAGCGTGCGATGACGCACGAGTCGCTGCTTTCCTACCTCGAGGAGGAGGCCCGAGAATTCGCGGCGGCCGTGCGCGGGGGCGACGACGCGGAGATACGCAAGGAGCTTAGCGACGTCTTCCTGCAGGTGCTTTTCCACTCCGAGCTCGCCCGCGAGCGCGGCGCCTTCGACTTCACGGACGTGGCCGCTGCTTTTGTGGACAAGATGAAATCCCGCGCCCCCTACCTCTTCGATGGGAGCGCGGGACTGGTCGGCCTGGAGGAGCAGGAGCGCCTCTGGGCGGAGGGCAAGCGCCGCGAGGCTTAG
- the dnaG gene encoding DNA primase, protein MARGRIPDSDIQAIRERAPIEDIVGEYVQLKPAGHDSLKGLSPFKDEKTPSFHVRPARGYYHCFSTGKGGDVFSFLMEMEQLSFPEAVEAVAEQIGYHINYQGGSTGARDVKPGTRARLLAANKAAHEFYREQLEAPEADKARTFLLDRGFDKDTIHHFECGYAPDGWDTLTKHLLRKGFSVEELQEAGLSSMGRRGPIDKFRRRLLWPIKDVAGNVIGFGARKLHEDDPMGKYMNTQDTMLYHKSKVLFGLDLAKKHIAQGHQAVIVEGYTDVMAMHAAGVKTAVASCGTAFGAEHLAIIRRLMLDDNFFRGELIYTFDGDEAGQKAALRAFEGDQQFTGQSFVSVAPEGMDPCDLRQAKGDAAVRDLVASRVPMFEFVIESLLSDYSLDTAEGRLQALRRTVPVVAGISDRVLQTEYARRLAGWVGWPNPDEVLAQVRAEAKRPSAPKRALRRGAREEPVNANEPVLVLPNPADPLLWPQREALKIALQHPRAAGDYFDGINPDAFTNPAYRQVRDAITAAGGAANAPEGAAWLPQVAEGMAGVAGRNFVSELALEDIHADDIVSYADSVLSRLQETRVGDQIAQLKAQLQRMRPSDDEVAYNALFSDLIALEQARRELNDRAFRGA, encoded by the coding sequence ATGGCTAGGGGCAGAATTCCGGATAGTGATATCCAGGCTATCCGCGAGCGCGCGCCGATCGAGGACATCGTCGGCGAGTACGTGCAGCTCAAACCCGCCGGCCACGACTCGCTCAAGGGCTTGAGCCCCTTCAAGGACGAAAAGACACCCTCCTTCCACGTCAGGCCCGCACGCGGGTACTACCACTGCTTTTCGACGGGCAAGGGTGGCGACGTCTTCTCCTTCCTCATGGAAATGGAGCAGCTGAGCTTCCCCGAGGCCGTGGAGGCGGTGGCCGAGCAGATCGGCTACCACATCAACTACCAGGGCGGATCTACCGGAGCGCGCGACGTCAAACCCGGCACCCGCGCCCGGCTCCTGGCGGCCAACAAAGCCGCGCACGAGTTTTACCGCGAGCAGTTGGAGGCCCCCGAGGCGGACAAGGCCCGCACTTTCCTTCTCGACCGCGGCTTTGACAAAGACACCATCCACCACTTCGAGTGCGGCTACGCCCCCGACGGCTGGGACACGCTGACCAAGCACCTGCTGCGCAAGGGATTCTCCGTCGAGGAGCTGCAGGAGGCTGGCCTGAGCAGCATGGGCCGGCGCGGGCCCATCGACAAGTTCCGCCGCCGCCTGCTGTGGCCCATCAAGGACGTGGCGGGCAACGTCATCGGTTTCGGGGCGCGCAAGCTCCACGAGGACGACCCGATGGGCAAGTACATGAACACCCAGGACACGATGCTCTACCACAAGAGCAAGGTGCTGTTCGGCCTGGACCTCGCCAAAAAGCACATCGCCCAGGGCCACCAGGCCGTGATTGTGGAGGGCTACACCGACGTCATGGCCATGCACGCCGCCGGGGTGAAAACAGCGGTCGCCTCCTGCGGCACCGCCTTCGGCGCGGAGCACCTAGCCATCATCCGCCGACTCATGCTCGACGACAACTTCTTCCGCGGCGAGCTGATCTACACCTTCGACGGCGACGAGGCGGGCCAGAAGGCGGCCCTGCGCGCCTTCGAGGGAGACCAGCAGTTCACCGGGCAGTCCTTCGTCTCCGTGGCTCCCGAGGGCATGGACCCATGCGACCTGCGCCAAGCGAAGGGCGACGCGGCGGTACGCGACCTCGTGGCCTCCCGCGTGCCCATGTTCGAGTTCGTCATCGAGTCTCTCCTCAGCGATTACTCCCTCGACACAGCCGAAGGCCGCCTGCAGGCCCTCCGGCGCACCGTCCCCGTCGTCGCCGGGATTTCCGACCGGGTCCTGCAAACGGAGTACGCGCGCCGCCTGGCCGGCTGGGTCGGCTGGCCGAACCCGGACGAGGTGCTCGCGCAGGTGCGCGCAGAGGCAAAGCGGCCGAGTGCACCGAAGCGCGCGCTGCGCCGGGGGGCGCGAGAGGAGCCGGTCAACGCGAACGAGCCCGTGCTGGTCCTGCCCAACCCGGCCGACCCGCTGCTATGGCCGCAGCGCGAAGCGCTGAAGATCGCCCTGCAGCACCCCCGCGCGGCGGGGGACTACTTCGACGGCATTAACCCGGATGCCTTCACCAACCCCGCCTACCGCCAAGTGCGCGACGCGATCACTGCAGCCGGAGGGGCAGCGAACGCCCCCGAGGGGGCCGCGTGGCTTCCCCAGGTAGCTGAGGGGATGGCAGGCGTGGCCGGCCGTAACTTCGTTTCTGAGCTGGCGCTGGAAGACATCCACGCCGACGACATCGTCTCCTACGCGGACTCGGTGCTCTCCAGACTGCAGGAGACGCGGGTTGGCGACCAGATCGCGCAGCTGAAAGCCCAGCTACAGCGCATGCGCCCGAGCGACGACGAAGTTGCCTACAACGCCTTGTTCTCCGACCTCATCGCGCTGGAGCAGGCGCGCCGGGAGCTCAACGACAGGGCGTTTCGCGGTGCCTAG
- a CDS encoding ribonuclease domain-containing protein: protein MLSRFPLGVLAAALLPPTLVACEPNEVSTCGTLPSEAWETISTVEEGGLYLYAEDDTHFGNYEAVLPDEEPGYYREYTVDTPGLNHRGARRIVTGGGADGIVDEWYYTADHYESFCEVNPPGKPSEAP from the coding sequence ATGCTGTCCCGCTTCCCGCTCGGCGTGCTCGCCGCCGCCCTGCTGCCGCCGACCCTCGTCGCCTGCGAGCCCAACGAAGTATCCACGTGTGGCACGCTTCCCAGCGAGGCGTGGGAGACCATCAGCACGGTGGAGGAGGGCGGACTCTACCTGTACGCCGAAGACGACACGCACTTCGGCAACTACGAGGCCGTGCTTCCCGACGAAGAACCGGGCTACTACCGCGAATACACCGTGGACACGCCCGGGTTAAACCACCGCGGGGCGCGGCGCATCGTCACCGGGGGCGGCGCCGACGGCATTGTCGACGAGTGGTACTACACCGCCGACCACTACGAAAGCTTCTGCGAGGTCAACCCGCCCGGAAAGCCCTCCGAAGCGCCCTAG
- a CDS encoding deoxyguanosinetriphosphate triphosphohydrolase — protein MFTYSAFDTERRAPEGPKGSQIVESFEERGAFSRDRARVLHSAALRRLADKTQVVGPRDGDTPRTRLTHSLEVAQISRGIGEALGLDPDLCEMAGLTHDIGHPPYGHNGENALNDVSTGGFEGNAQTLRILTRLEPKVLVGENSLGLNLTRASLDAACKYPLTRTNPDGSTNRKYGAYDEDGAVLEWLRRGHTDAAPPMEAQVMDCSDDIAYSVHDVEDGIVSGRVTLKVLWDLVELAALAEKGANAFGGSADELIEAAARLRALPSIAAAADFDYTLASWAGLKRLTSELVGRYVGAVATATLRDEANHPDALRSEDNPEGALGRQHGRLVIPADAEAEVRLLKTVAVLYVMDMPAHQRRQERQRDRIFRVYEYMLAGAPGTLDTVFQQWWAAAATDAERERVVVDQIASMTESRLERAAKKSAGVAGFMA, from the coding sequence GTGTTCACCTATTCCGCCTTCGATACCGAGCGCCGCGCGCCGGAGGGGCCGAAGGGCTCGCAGATCGTCGAGAGCTTCGAGGAGCGCGGCGCCTTTTCCCGCGACCGCGCCCGGGTCCTGCACTCGGCGGCGCTGCGCCGCCTGGCCGACAAGACACAGGTGGTGGGCCCGCGCGACGGCGACACCCCGCGCACGCGCCTGACGCACTCGCTCGAGGTGGCGCAGATCTCGCGCGGTATCGGCGAGGCGCTCGGCCTCGACCCCGACCTGTGCGAAATGGCGGGGCTCACCCACGACATCGGGCACCCGCCCTACGGCCACAACGGCGAAAATGCGCTTAACGACGTCTCCACGGGCGGTTTCGAAGGCAACGCCCAGACGCTTCGGATCCTCACCCGCCTGGAGCCCAAGGTGCTCGTCGGGGAGAACTCGCTCGGGCTCAACCTCACCCGCGCCTCCCTCGACGCGGCCTGCAAGTACCCGCTCACGCGCACGAACCCGGACGGCTCCACCAACCGCAAGTACGGCGCCTACGACGAGGACGGAGCCGTGCTTGAGTGGCTGCGCCGCGGCCACACCGACGCCGCCCCGCCGATGGAGGCGCAGGTGATGGACTGCTCGGACGACATCGCCTATTCCGTGCACGACGTCGAAGACGGGATCGTCTCCGGCCGGGTCACGCTCAAGGTGCTGTGGGACCTGGTGGAACTGGCGGCGCTGGCGGAAAAGGGGGCCAACGCCTTCGGCGGTAGCGCCGACGAGCTCATTGAGGCCGCCGCCCGGCTGCGGGCGCTGCCCTCCATCGCCGCGGCCGCGGACTTCGATTACACCCTCGCCTCCTGGGCCGGCCTGAAGCGGCTGACCTCGGAGCTGGTGGGGCGCTACGTTGGGGCCGTGGCCACCGCCACGCTGCGCGACGAGGCCAATCACCCCGACGCCCTGCGCAGCGAGGACAACCCGGAGGGGGCGCTGGGCCGGCAGCACGGGCGCCTCGTCATCCCGGCGGACGCCGAAGCGGAGGTGCGCCTGCTGAAGACGGTGGCGGTGCTCTACGTCATGGACATGCCCGCCCACCAGCGCCGCCAGGAGCGACAGCGCGACCGCATCTTCCGGGTTTACGAGTACATGCTCGCCGGCGCCCCCGGCACCCTGGACACCGTGTTCCAGCAGTGGTGGGCGGCGGCCGCCACCGACGCCGAGCGCGAGCGCGTGGTGGTGGACCAGATCGCGTCTATGACGGAATCGCGCCTCGAGCGCGCCGCGAAGAAGTCGGCCGGGGTCGCCGGTTTCATGGCCTAG